The Microplitis demolitor isolate Queensland-Clemson2020A chromosome 8, iyMicDemo2.1a, whole genome shotgun sequence genome has a segment encoding these proteins:
- the LOC128668394 gene encoding uncharacterized protein LOC128668394, with protein sequence MVRNYKSKNTHMSWNELAMAKAIEAVNQGEMGYLAASKAFGVPKTTLRRRSNFYKLNNDIEFVSSKGLPRKFTPVFSPVQESELVSYLKDLESRLFGLSSFEVRILAYQLAEKNQIKHPFVNGVAGEDWLQGFLKRNPTLSLRKPESTSAARAAGFNRIVIQNFFNLLKQIMEKYNLLPHRIFNVDETGCSSVPKTHGKIIVEKGKKQVGILTSAERGKNVTMELCVSASGQFLPPLFIFPRKRMKPNLLNNTIPGSWGLCHSSGWMQHDLFLQWFQWFVDQVKPTSEDPVLLILDGHTTHTNNLDVIDYARDHHVVILCLPPHCTHRLQPLDVSVMKPISSYYEQEVKKWLSEHPGRVVTPEVLPMLFSNALNKAAKPETIINGFRKTGIYPMNPDIFDSKDFAPADTTNSNKPPEEQSLENLTQSLSDLCKTDFIEGPEPEQQPEQQQLEQQELRQQEPEKPELQQQLEEPVIIPIASTSTGKPSLRPPSRYFRPQIIDESSDEEMEKSLTENITKTAASSKATMRQNTSKFYVTPYDIKPLPSRDSPPKKRRRGVTRILTSKQYRDELEEKKNNQKIKNIIAEKVTNKNKAPKIKKKKSSQKEDSDCHCLYCNGLYSESKESWIQCNNCKMWSHDSCASIEEDFSDEYTCDYCENN encoded by the exons atggtgcgcaattataaatcaaaaaatactcATATGTCATGGAATGAATTGGCTATGGCAAAAGCTATCGAAGCAGTTAACCAAGGAGAGATGGGATATCTTGCTGCTTCAAAAGCGTTTGGAGTACCAAAAACCACTCTGAGACGCCGatccaatttttataaattaaacaatgatATAGAGTTTGTATCATCGAAAG ggCTACCCAGAAAGTTTACTCCAGTTTTTAGTCCTGTGCAAGAATCCGAACTTGTCagttatttaaaagatttagaAAGTCGATTATTTGGATTATCAAGCTTCGAGGTGAGAATCCTCGCTTATCAGCTcgctgaaaaaaatcaaattaaacaTCCATTTGTAAATGGAGTAGCTGGAGAAGATTGGCTGCAAGGATTTTTGAAACGTAACCCCACCTTATCGTTACGCAAACCTGAAAGCACATCAGCAGCACGGGCAGctggtttcaatcggattgtcattcaaaatttttttaacttactaAAACAGATTATGGAAAAATACAATCTACTTCCTCATCGTATTTTTAACGTAGATGAAACTGGCTGTAGTAGTGTCCCAAAAACTCACGGGAAAATCATTGTTGAGAAAGGAAAAAAACAAGTTGGAATTTTAACGTCAGCTGAGCGAGGTAAAAATGTGACAATGGAGCTTTGTGTTTCAGCTTCAGGACAATTTTTACCACCATTGTTCATTTTTCCTCGTAAGCGTATGAAACCCAACTTGTTGAATAATACAATCCCAGGAAGTTGGGGGCTTTGTCATTCCAGTGGCTGGATGCAACATGATCTCTTCTTGCAGTGGTTCCAATGGTTTGTTGACCAGGTTAAGCCAACTTCTGAAGATCCAGTGCTGCTGATTTTGGATGGGCATACGACACACACTAACAATTTAGATGTGATTGACTACGCTCGTGATCATCACGTTGTAATTCTTTGCTTGCCACCTCATTGCACTCACCGTTTACAACCATTGGATGTCAGTGTAATGAAACCAATATCTTCTTATTATGAgcaagaagtaaaaaaatggttATCAGAGCACCCAGGAAGAGTCGTCACGCCTGAAGTTCTGCCAATGCTGTTCAGTAATGCATTAAATAAAGCAGCAAAGCCTGAAACTATAATAAATGGTTTCCGAAAAACTGGAATTTACCCAATGAATCCAGATATTTTTGACTCAAAAGATTTTGCTCCTGCCGACACTACCAATAGCAACAAACCACCTGAAGAACAATCACTAGAAAATCTGACCCAAAGTCTGAGTGATTTGTGCAAGACAGATTTTATTGAAGGACCTGAACCCGAGCAACAACCTGAACAGCAGCAACTTGAGCAACAAGAGCTTAGACAGCAAGAGCCAGAAAAACCTGAACTGCAACAACAACTTGAAGAGCCAGTAATTATTCCAATTGCCTCCACCTCCACTGGTAAACCATCGTTGAGGCCCCCATCTAGGTACTTTAGACCACAAATTATTGACGAAAGCTCCGATGAAGAGATGGAAAAATCTCTTACTGAAAATATCACTAAAACTGCTGCATCATCCAAAGCAACGATGAGACAAAACACATCGAAGTTTTATGTAACACCTTACGACATCAAGCCATTGCCATCAAGAGACTCCCCGCCAAAAAAACGACGTCGAGGTGTGACGAGGATTTTAACCAGTAAACAATACCGTGATGAgttggaagaaaaaaaaaataatcaaaaaataaaaaatataatagcagAAAAAGTCACTAATAAAAACAAAgctccaaaaattaaaaaaaaaaaaagttctcaaaAAGAAGACAGTGATTGCCATTGCCTGTATTGTAATGGACTCTATTCTGAATCAAAGGAATCATGGATTCAGTGCAATAACTGCAAAATGTGGTCTCACGATTCCTGTGCAAGTATTGAGGAAGATTTTTCAGATGAATATACCTGTGATtactgtgaaaataattaa